A region of Shewanella psychromarinicola DNA encodes the following proteins:
- a CDS encoding Na(+)/H(+) antiporter subunit D — MTFELFSPAFILLIAAVLICLVKGHARTAVILIAPIITLWAIWQIPDGVQGTVKFLSYNIEPLEGSPLRRLFATIFAIMVFVGGLYSFRIARWYELAAAFAYAAGAIGVCFAGDLITMFLYWELMAIFSTIVVWCGGTPGARAAGIRYAIMHLLGGVVLKVGIEGVVIGTGSIQIQPMLATDFSTWMILIGILINAAAPPVSAWLADAYPESTPTGSVFLSAFTTKTAVLALILLFPGEPVLIGIGLFMVMYGIIFALLENDVRRILAYSVVNQVGFMVVAVGIGTEMALNGATAHAFAHIIYKALLFMSAGVVIYRTGKNKCMELGGLFRTMPLTCVCGIIGALAISSFPLTSGFTTKSMISQAAVDGNLVWVYMALTAASAGVFLHAGIKFPWFVFFQKDSGLRPKDAPWNMGLAMIIFASLCILLGVFPEMLYALLPYPVDYQPYSIGKVLFYLQLLLFSGLAFFVLLPLMKRTMTISLDTDWLWRRAAFSLFRLIERALSSLGEVVTQQRNRLQKFLQRMAVRYLGQPHTADSQERGVFARSWPVGTTVLWIAGLLSAYVLLYYL; from the coding sequence ATGACGTTTGAACTTTTCTCTCCAGCATTTATCCTGCTAATAGCTGCTGTTCTAATATGTTTGGTTAAGGGTCACGCGCGGACGGCTGTCATATTAATAGCGCCAATTATTACCCTGTGGGCCATATGGCAGATCCCTGATGGTGTTCAGGGCACGGTAAAATTTCTTTCATACAATATTGAACCCCTCGAGGGGAGTCCGCTAAGGCGATTGTTTGCTACTATTTTTGCGATCATGGTCTTTGTAGGAGGTCTTTACTCTTTTCGTATAGCGCGTTGGTATGAACTTGCCGCAGCCTTTGCATACGCTGCAGGTGCTATAGGCGTCTGTTTTGCCGGCGACCTCATTACGATGTTTTTATACTGGGAACTGATGGCGATATTTTCTACCATTGTTGTGTGGTGTGGTGGAACGCCTGGTGCACGAGCAGCTGGAATACGTTATGCCATCATGCATCTTCTCGGTGGCGTGGTGCTTAAAGTTGGAATTGAAGGTGTAGTGATAGGTACCGGTTCTATCCAAATTCAACCTATGCTGGCAACAGATTTCAGCACATGGATGATACTTATCGGCATATTGATAAACGCCGCGGCCCCTCCGGTATCAGCTTGGCTAGCCGATGCATACCCTGAATCTACCCCCACAGGCTCGGTGTTCCTGTCGGCATTTACGACCAAAACAGCTGTACTGGCACTGATATTATTATTCCCAGGCGAACCTGTGCTAATTGGCATAGGTCTATTTATGGTTATGTACGGTATTATTTTCGCCTTATTGGAAAATGATGTACGGCGGATCCTTGCCTATTCCGTGGTTAACCAAGTAGGATTTATGGTGGTTGCCGTAGGCATTGGTACCGAAATGGCTCTTAATGGCGCGACGGCTCATGCTTTTGCACATATTATATATAAAGCACTCCTGTTTATGAGTGCTGGGGTTGTTATATACCGCACCGGGAAAAATAAATGTATGGAGCTGGGTGGACTATTTCGCACCATGCCACTCACCTGCGTCTGCGGTATTATTGGCGCGCTAGCCATTTCAAGTTTTCCACTGACTTCAGGTTTTACAACAAAAAGCATGATATCCCAGGCAGCTGTTGATGGAAATCTAGTGTGGGTTTACATGGCATTAACCGCCGCGTCGGCCGGTGTATTTCTTCATGCCGGGATCAAATTCCCATGGTTTGTGTTCTTCCAAAAAGACTCGGGGTTAAGACCAAAAGATGCGCCATGGAATATGGGGTTGGCGATGATCATTTTTGCCAGCTTGTGCATTTTACTGGGTGTTTTCCCTGAAATGCTTTATGCCCTGCTTCCCTACCCCGTTGACTACCAACCGTACTCGATTGGTAAAGTACTTTTCTACTTGCAGTTGTTGCTATTTTCAGGACTGGCTTTCTTCGTATTATTGCCACTAATGAAACGTACCATGACGATTAGCCTCGACACAGATTGGCTTTGGCGACGTGCGGCCTTTTCATTGTTTAGGTTGATCGAACGAGCGCTTAGCTCACTAGGTGAAGTGGTTACGCAACAACGAAACCGCTTGCAGAAATTCTTACAACGTATGGCAGTGCGTTACCTAGGCCAACCGCATACAGCAGATAGCCAAGAGCGCGGCGTGTTCGCGCGCTCTTGGCCCGTGGGCACTACTGTGCTATGGATCGCTGGGTTGCTTTCGGCCTACGTGTTGTTGTACTACCTGTAG